One region of Bubalus kerabau isolate K-KA32 ecotype Philippines breed swamp buffalo chromosome 6, PCC_UOA_SB_1v2, whole genome shotgun sequence genomic DNA includes:
- the LOC129655969 gene encoding olfactory receptor 10K1 — protein MGWVNETLVREFVFLGFSSLAGLQQLLFAVFLVVYLFTLGTNAIIISTIVLDRALHTPMYFFLAVLSCFETCYTFIIVPKMLVDLLAQKKTISFLGCAIQMFSFLFLGCSHSFLLAAMGYDRYVAICDPLHYTVLMGYGMCLGLVTAACACGFTVSLVTTSLVFHPPFHSSNQLHHFFCDISPVLKLASHHSRLSQLVIFMLGVFTLIIPLLLILVSYIRIISAILKISSSVGRYKAFSTCASHLIVVTVHYGCASFIYLRPKSNYSSSQDALISVSYTILTPLFNPMIYSLRNKEFKSALRRAMVQTSYPVN, from the coding sequence ATGGGGTGGGTCAATGAGACCTTGGTGAGAGAGTTTGTCTTCCTTGGCTTCTCATCTCTGGCTGGGCTGCAGCAGCTACTCTTTGCTGTCTTCCTGGTGGTCTACCTCTTCACCCTGGGCACCAATGCCATCATCATCTCTACCATTGTGCTGGATAGagccctccacacccccatgtacttcttccttgcTGTACTCTCCTGTTTTGAGACTTGTTATACCTTCATCATTGTACCTAAGATGCTGGTTGATCTGCTGGCCCAGAAGAAGACCATTTCTTTTCTAGGTTGTGCTATCCAgatgttttccttcctctttctagGTTGCTCTCACTCCTTCCTGCTGGCAGCCATGGGTTATGATCGCTACGTGGCCATCTGTGACCCTCTGCACTACACAGTGCTCATGGGTTATGGGATGTGTTTGGGACTAGTGACTGCTGCCTGTGCCTGTGGCTTCACTGTGTCACTGGTCACCACTTCACTAGTATTTCACCCGCCATTCCACTCCTCCAATCAGCTCCATCACTTCTTCTGTGATATCTCTCCTGTCCTCAAGCTGGCATCTCATCACTCTCGTCTCAGTCAGTTGGTCATATTCATGCTTGGTGTATTTACCTTGATTATTCCCCTGTTACTTATCCTGGTCTCCTACATCCGCATCATCTCTGCCATTCtaaaaatctcatcctctgttggaaGATACAAGGCCTTCTCTACCTGTGCGTCCCATCTCATTGTGGTAACTGTTCATTATGGTTGTGCCTCTTTCATCTACTTAAGGCCCAAATCCAATTACTCTTCAAGTCAAGATGCCCTAATATCTGTGTCTTATACAATCCTCACTCCATTGTTCAATCCAATGATTTACAGTCTAAGAAATAAGGAATTCAAATCAGCTCTTCGAAGAGCAATGGTCCAGACTTCATATCCTGTTAATTAA
- the LOC129655970 gene encoding olfactory receptor 10K2, whose protein sequence is MECVNDSLVREFVFLGFSSLAGLQWLLFAAFLLVYLFTLGTNAIIISTIVLDRALHTPMYFFLGVLSCSETFYTFVIVPKMLVDLLAQKKTISFLGCAIQMFSFLFLGCSHSFLLAAMGYDRYVAICDPLRYTVLMGHGVCMGLVAASCACGFMVAQTITSLVFHLPFHSSNQLHHFFCDISPVLKVASYHTHFSQIVIIMLCALVLIIPLLLILVSYIRIISAILQFPSTLGRYKAFSTCASHLIIVIVHYGCASFIYLRLKSNYSSSQDALISVSYTILTPLFNPMIYSLRNKEFKSALQRVVGRTICLS, encoded by the coding sequence ATGGAGTGTGTCAATGATTCCTTGGTGAGAGAGTTTGTCTTCCTTGGCTTCTCCTCTCTGGCTGGGCTACAGTGGCTGCTCTTTGCTGCCTTCCTGCTGGTCTACCTCTTCACCCTGGGCACCAATGCCATCATCATCTCTACCATTGTGCTGGACAGagccctccacacccccatgtacttcttccttggTGTCCTCTCCTGCTCTGAGACTTTTTACACCTTCGTCATTGTACCCAAGATGCTGGTTGACCTGCTGGCCCAGAAGAAGACCATCTCCTTTCTGGGCTGTGCCATCCAgatgttttccttcctctttctagGTTGCTCTCACTCTTTCCTGCTGGCAGCCATGGGTTATGATCGCTACGTGGCCATCTGTGACCCTCTGCGCTACACAGTGCTCATGGGGCATGGGGTGTGCATGGGACTAGTGGCTGCTTCCTGTGCCTGTGGCTTTATGGTCGCACAGACCATCACATCCTTGGTATTTCACCTGCCCTTTCACTCCTCCAACCAACTACACCACTTCTTCTGTGATATCTCTCCTGTTCTTAAGGTAGCATCTTACCATACCCACTTTAGTCAGATTGTCATTATCATGCTCTGTGCATTGGTCCTGATTATCCCCCTGCTGTTGATTTTGGTATCCTATATTCGCATCATCTCTGCCATACTCCAATTTCCTTCCACATTAGGCAGGTACAAAGCTTTTTCCACCTGTGCTTCTCACCTCATTATTGTCATTGTTCATTATGGCTGTGCCTCCTTTATCTACTTAAGGCTTAAATCCAACTATTCCTCAAGCCAGGATGCTCTCATATCAGTATCCTACACAATCCTAACGCCATTGTTCAATCCTATGATTTACAGTTTGAGAAATAAAGAGTTCAAATCAGCTCTTCAAAGAGTTGTGGGAAGAACAATTTGTTTATCATGA